AAACGCTTTATTCGACTGTTCCGCCAAGTACAGGGCCATGGGCAGTATTCCCGCGACAGGGCGCAGCCTGCCGCCCAAAGAAAGTTCTCCCACCAAGACATGCTTTTCAAGAGACACAGCCTTCAACTGCCGGGTCGCGGCGAGGATGCCCACGGCAATAGGCAAGTCAAAGCCCGGCCCCTCCTTTTTAATATCGGCTGGCGCAAGGTTGACGATGATCCTGCGCGGCGGGAATTCAAAACCGGAATTCTTTATAGCGGTCCTGACCCTTTCTTTGCTTTCTCTCACCGTGGTATCAGGCAAACCTACAATTTCCAGGCACGGAAGGCCTGCCGAAACATCCACTTCCACTTCGATCAAATGCGGGTCCATTCCCACCGTAGTGCAACTGTACACCCTGGCCAGCACGCCCATCACTCCCGTGACATTATACAACATATTTTGCTATTACTACATAATATTGCATATATCTACATGATATGCAATACATTTCCACTAGGGCGTCTGTTTATCATATGCCAGCAGTTCTTCCAATTTTACAGCCCAGGCCAGCAGCATTTCATCGGCCATAAACCGGGCGCTGAACTGCAACCCCAAAGGAAGTCCTTTTTTACCCCTGCCGGCCGGAAGGGTCACGGTCGGCAGGCCGGCATGGGTCCAGGGAAGATTCATAATTGGGTTGCCCGTCGACTCTATTCCTGCGGGAGCCTCGCCGGTAGACGGAGGCGACACCCAGAGGTCAAGCCCATTTTCATCCATTAAACCTTCCAGTTCTGTCCTCAGAAGCCCTCTTGACTTTTTCCCCTCTTCTACTTCTTCGGCGCTCACCTCTTTCCCTTCCCTGATTAAATCAGCCGTGCGCTCCCGGTACAGCCCTTCGTATTCCGCAAACAGTTTTTCATGCTCCCTGGCCATTTCGGCGGCCCCGAGCCGGTTATGGCGCCTGTTGATCTCTTCAATGTTTTCCAATGCCGGGATGCGTTTGACCGTGCAGCCGGCTTCCACCAGCCGGAGCAGGTATTCCTCGAAGGCGGCCAGCGTGCCGGCAGGGGCCTGTTTTAGGTATGGGCCTTCAGGCACTCCCAGCACCGGCAGCGTCATGTTAGCTGCCGCCCTGTCCTGTTCCCAATCCCGGCAAACGACTGCGGCCGCTAACAACATACCGGCTGCATCACGTGTAAACAACCCCACATGGTCCAGGGAACGCGAGTAATAAAGCAGCCCCTCGGTCGAAATCCGGTCATAGCTTGGCTTGTAGCCGGTTATCCCGCAAAACGCCGCCGGCCTGATCACCGAGCCCACAGTCTGGGTGCCTACGGCCAGCGGGCAAAAACCGGCGGCCACAGCCGCGGCCGAACCGCTGCTTGAACCGCCCGGTGTATGAGCGAGGTTGTGAGGGTTTCGCGTCGGCCCCGGGGCAAAATACGCAAATTCCGTGGTAACCGTTTTCCCCAGGATAAGAGCTCCGGCCTCGCGCAGCCGGGTAACGCACCTGGCCTGCGCCCCGTCGAACAGGTGCGCGGGAAGCTTGGACCCCGCCCTGGTGGGGAATCCATCAACCCTGAATATGTCTTTTATTCCAACCAGCACCCCGAATAACGGCGGCCGGTTCCCTGTAAGAGGGTATTTTTTCTCCAGTTCTGCGGCTTCCCAGAGCAGGCGTTCCCTCCTTCCCGTCTCAGGAACAAGCGCCTGTATCCGTGAATCCCTTTCGTCAATCCGGTCGCAAATGGAGTTTATATAGTCCTGCAAATCGATCTTCCCGCTCCGCAGGGCTGTTGTTACCTCCAAAAGCGTTTCAGGGTAATCCTTCATCATTCCACCTCCATGTTTAATCACCCTACATCAGGGCATAATCACAATATTTGTCACCACCGGGCGCGGTTTTCCATCCGAAGGCCGGTTCAGTATTTTGCCGTCGTAAACAAAAGTGCTCGACCCGCCGCCGTCCAGGTTGTACCCCTCCTTAACGCCAAGCTCCACCAGCTTATCTAGTAGCCTTTCCAGGGTCACGCCGCTGCTCCAGTCTGACTGGCGCCCGTCCACGACAATAAAAATGATGTCCCCGTTGGCGTATTCGCCGATAATCGTGCGCGGGTGTTTGGTTTCTTTCCATTCCTGGTCTACGGGACGGGCAAGCCCGCCCTTGATCAAAACGGGAACAAAACTCACGCCCTGCCAGGGGTCAAGCGCCATTAACCCGTTTAATTCATAAAAAATCCCGCCGATGAATTTTCCCTGCCTGTTGATCCCGGCAAAAAAGAGGTTTTCGGGATAAGGATTAAAAGGGCCCAGCAGTTTCCCGTCAATCATGACGTTACCCATCGGCACCGCGTAAGGCTTCCCATCCCTCATTTCGGTATAAAAACCGCCACCGTTAATCCCCAGGATAGCTCCCGTGCGCTGCACCGCTTCGAGGGTCGTTTCCTTTTCGCCCGGGGTATCCTTGGCCAGCACCACCTTGAACGCACTGGGATCGTATAGTTTAACCTTGGCGATATAGCCCCGGTATCCCATCTCATCCAGTTTAAAGACCTTTACTTCCACCCTGCTGGATTTATATATTTTAACAGGGGGACCGAGCATGGCCAGGATGCGTTCTTCATAAATATTGTCCGACAGTTCCCTTTGAGTGGATACCTGCTCACTCAGCTGCCCAAGGGTGGACTGCTGTTCCCGGAAACGGGATTCCTGCTCCTGTGCCGTTTCGGCAATAAGCCCAATTTTCTCCAGCGCCGTTTCAAAACCGGCGGCGATTGATTCCACCGCCTGGCCTGTCTTCTCAAGCGGGAGCAGCATATTGTTGGTATCAGATGCAAAACCGTATATTGAAAAAGCCAGGCCTAAAAACGGGGCAAGAACAAAGAGCATCAATACATTAACAAACCTCATCAGGGGGCCTCCTTTAGGATTTTGAGGCTTTTCTCCAGTTCCTGCATCTGCAAATCAAGCTGTTCTATCCTGGCGTTCAGTTCCTGCTGCAGGCTTCCGGTGCTGGAAATAGTCTGGTCCGCACTGCTCAGCAGCCTTTTCAATTCGTTCATTTCGGAAGAAAGAGCGCTCAACCGCTCGTTCAATAACTGGACATGCATGGCATTGGTCTGCTGGACCTTTTGCACAACCTGGTCCACATATCTTTTGGCAGCATAATAGCCGCCGCCCACCAAGCCGCACCAGATGACCACCGCCAAAAAAACAGCCAGCACACTGCCAGCCTTGTTCTTTTTACGGTTTACCACCCGGCTGGATTCGGGCTGGAAACTGATATTTTCTCTCCGCTCATTCACTTTCGTTCACCCCTCTTTTTTTTGTTCGCCCGCAATTGTTTTCCATTATTTCAAATTACCTAGCCTACGCTTTCAATCTATATTTATTTAAAAAGCGTCCCGGAGCAGTTCAATCTCCTTCATTTCGCCCTTCTCGTCAAAAAGTACCCAAACACAATCGAACCTGCAAGGCCGTTCCCAATCGTTTTTTCTCTGCAAGTAAGCACTGGCCAGTTTTCTCAGCCTTTGCCGCTTAGTCCAATTCACTGTTTCCTGCGGAAGTCCGAACGCAGTATTACCCCTGCTCCTCACCTCGATAAAAACCAGGTACGCTCCGTCCTCGGCAACAATATCTATTTCTCCCTGGGGGAAGCGGCAGTTTCTTTCCACTATCCTGAAGCCTTGCTGTAAAAGGTGTTTTATGGCCAAATCCTCCGCCTTGCGTCCCATTTCCACCTTATCCACCGTGTTTCCTCACCGGCCTCGTTCTTGTTTTCTTCTATCATACCACGGCTGCCCAACGCAATGAAGAACACTCATTATTTCCCACAAATTCCCGACCTATGAACAAAAATCGCCGTCAGCCGGCGATTTTCATAATTAATTTTAATTATTTAAGGCAGGAATGTTTTGGCCACAGTTACAGCCACATCAGTCAGCGGGTCCGGGTAGACCCCGATAAAAATCGTTATGAGCACAGCCGCAACCATCACTATTCTTGCCGCTAAAGGCACCGGTATCGGCTGGTCTTCCTTGGGATCAAAATAATACATGACCTTGGCCACCATCAGGTAATAATAAACCGAGACCATGCTCATCCCCAGCGCCACAATGACCAGCCAGAGGTACCCCTGCTCCATGGCCGCAGTAAATAGGTAGAATTTGCCATAAAAACCAGCCAGGGGCGGGATGCCGGCTAGGGAAAGAAGGCAAATCAGCATCGTAGCCGCCATCAGGGGCGAGCGTTTCCACAGGCCCGCATAGTCCTCTATCTCGTCGCTCTCCAGCGCTTCACCCATCACGGTAATCACCGCAAATGCGCCCAGGTTGCAGAAAACGTAGAGCATCGCATAGAAAATGGCCGATTCAAGGCCCGCCCGGGTATAGGCGACCAGTCCCAGCAAAATGTAGCCGGCTTGGGCAATCCCTGAATAGGCCATCAGCCTCTTGATGTTGGTCTGGGGAATAGCCACGTAATTGCCGAGCAGGATGCTCAGGGCAGCAATCACCACGACAACCGGCATCCAGACCTGCGTATCCGTAAAAACGCGCATAAATAGGCGCAGCAGTACGGCAAATCCTGCTCCCTTGGAGGCAACGGAAAGAAAGGCGGTGATCGTGGTCGGGGCCCCGTCGTACACATCGGGAGTCCACATGTGGAAAGGAACAGCCGATACTTTAAAAGCAAAACCGGCCAGGATGAAAACCAGTCCCATCAACATGAGCGGTTCAAGGACGTGCTTTGTTTTGACATACAGAGCAATATCCGTAAACAGCGTTGAGCCGGATAATCCGAAAACCAGGGTCAACCCGTAAAGAAGCAGCGCCGACGAAAGCGCGCTAAGCAAAATATATTTGACCGCGGCCTCCGGGGCCTTGCGCAAAAATGTGCCAAACCCTACCAGGGCAATAAACGAAATCGTCATCAGTTCCAGGGAAGTATAAAGGGTGATCAGGTCACCGGCGGAAACGAGAAGCATCATTCCCAGGACGGCGAAGAGCAAAACGGAATTATATTCGCTTGTGCTGTCAGGCATGAATTTTCCGGTGTATCCCGGGGAAATCAGGCTGACCATAATGGCTGAAATAACAACCAATATTTTAAAATACGTGGCAAACCCGTCCACAACATACATGCCGTCCAGCAGGGAATCATTTACTCCCAGCATACCAACGAGGACAGCCAGGACCGCCGCAAGGCCAAGGACTGACGCATAATTCAGGGCGATCCTGCGCTCACGCGGGACCAAAATCGATAACACCAGCACACCGAAAGCCAGGGCAGTGGTCAACAGTTCGGGATAAACCAGGCGAAACTCCATCAGAAACCACCCCCTATGCTTATTTGACCCAGATAAGTTCGCACGAAAGGATCAACTCCGTTATTAATGACATCCACCAGCAGCGAGGGGAAAAACCCGAAGAAAATGAGGACTCCGCACAGGACAACAATGGGAACCATCTGGGCGCCCTGGGCGTCGGTCATCTTTTCCCACTTAGGATTGGGCGGCCCGAAGAAAACCTTTTGAACAACCCTCAGCACATACACCGCAGTGATGACAATCCCGGAAATGGCCAGGATGGACGAGACCTGGTACACCCTGAAGCTTCCCACAAAAATCAAGAACTCGGCCACGAAGTTGTTCAGTCCCGGCAGCCCCAAAGAGGCGAGCCCCGCGATGACAAATCCTGTCGCCACTCGCGGCATCTGCGCGGCCAGGCCTCCAAATTCCGCGATCACCCTGGTGTGTGCCTTATCGTAAATGATTCCTACCAGGGCAAAGAAAAGCGCCGTCATAATGCCGTGAGCGAACATCTGGGCCACGGCCCCGTTGATGCTGATGGTGTTAAGGGCGGCAATCCCCAGCAGGACATAGCCCATATGGCTAACGCTGGAATAGCCGACCACGAATTTCAGGTCTTTCTGGTGCATGGCCACCATGGCCCCGTACACCACATTAACGATGCACAGCGTGGCTATAAGCGGCGACCAGAATACCGCTCCTTCGGGGAACATAAAAATCCCCGCTCTTACCAGGCCGTAAGCTCCCAGCTTCATAAGGACACCGGCATGAAGCATGCTTACCGCTGTCGGCGCCGCCACGTGTCCATCAGGCGACCAGGTGTGCAGCGGCCACATGGGGACCAGGAAACCGAAACCGATCATCATGAAAAAGAACGCAAATTTCTGGAACGAAGGATCGTAAGCAACAGCAGTCAAAGCCTGAATATCGAAAGTTCCCAACCCGCTTTCGAGATAAACGGCGATAACGCCGATCAGGGCAAAAGCGCTCCCCACCAAAAGATAAAGCGTCAGCTTCATTGCCGCGTATTCCTTGCGGGTGCTGCCCCAGACACCTATCAGCAAGTACATGGGAATGACGGCCAATTCGTAAAAGAGGTAGAAGAAAAAGAGATCGCGGGAACAAAACACGCCAAAAACACCGGTCACCAGGGTCAAAAGCCAGATGAAAAATTCTTTGACCCTTAATTCCATGCCCCAGGAAGCAAAAACACCAGTGAAAATCACAATGGCCGTCAACAGGACCAGGGGAAGGCTGATGCCGTCAACCCCCAAGGAATAACTGATGCCGAACCGGTCAATCCAGGGTATATCTTCTACAAACTGCAGCCCGCCCTTTACCTTGTCGTAGGTCGCGTACCCGTATACGGAAAGGGCCAGGGATACTCCCGTGCAGGCGGCGGCTACCTTCTTGATTGTCCCCGCTTTTTCAGCGGGAATTAACAAAATGGTCAGCACCCCAAGCAGGGGAGACAGGATAATAAGGGAAAGTACTGGCAGGCTCATCTCACACCTCCTATTACAGGCACTGCTGTGAAAAGCACAATCAAAACGACTGCGGCAAATATTACCAAGGCATAAACCTGCAAATTACCGGTCTGGAGATAACGAAGCATCCTTCCCAGACCCCGCGTCCCGTCGGCAACAGCGTGGGCCGTGCCATCCACCAGGTTGCGGTCGCTCCAGTTGAAGGCCGCAGCAATCCGCAGCACGACATTGTCAAAAAACCAGAGATAAAGCTCGTCAATGTAATACTTATTATCTAAAACCCTGTAAATGCGTGGAAAAGCACGGGCAATGCTTTCCGCAGGGATAACTTTCCGGATATAGATTAACCACGCCATTGCTATACCTCCGATACCCAGGAGGATGGATGACCACATAACAGGCCAGTTGACCTCCGGGTGATGCGCTTCCCCGAAATATACGAACGAACTGAAACCGTGTTCAATAAAAGGGGCCCCCAGCAGGCCGCTCGTAACGGCGAAGAAGGCCAGCACAATTAGAGGAATGGTCATTACCGGCGGCGACTCGTGGGGGTGGTGCTCACCCCTCTTTTCACCGAAGAAGGCCAGGAAAATCATGCGGAACATGTAAAAAGCGGTCATAAACGCGGTGAGGGCGGCCATGATATAGAGAATATTATAACCGAAGATACTCGGTCCGTTTGCGTAGGCAGCCGACAATATCTCATCCTTGCTCCAAAAACCCGCAAAAGGCGGTATGCCGGCTATAGCCAACCCTCCGATGATCATCGTGACAGTTGTTATTCTCATGTCCCCGCTCAGACCGCCCATTTTCATAATGTCCTGTTCATGCAGAGCGTGGATAACACTGCCGGCGCAGAGAAACATGAGGGCCTTGAAAAAGGCGTGAGTCGTCAGGTGGAACATCCCTGCCGTCATGCTGCCCACACCCATAGCCAGAACCATGTATCCCAGCTGGCTCAACGTGGAATAAGCCAGGATTCGTTTCATGTCTCGCTGGACCAGGGCAATGGAGGCGGCAAACAGGGCAGTGAACCCGCCGGTCACGGCGACAACCAGCAGGGTTGCGGCTGATGACGCAAAAAGGATGTAACCGCGGGCCAGCAGGTAAACACCGGCCGCCACCATGGTGGCGGCATGGATCAGGGCGCTGACGGGCGTAGGCCCTTCCATGGCGTCAGGAAGCCAGACATGTAAAGGAAACTGGCCCGACTTGCCCACTGGTCCAAGGAACACCAGGATTCCGGCCAAAGTCAAAAACCCCGTCTCGGCACAACCCCGTATGCCGACTGCCAGTTCCCCGAAATTAAAGGTGCCGAAATAGCTGAACAGGACCAAAATACCCAGCAGGAAACCGAAATCAGCTACCCGGTTGGTGATGAACGCCTTTTTGTTGGCGTCGGCGGCCGAATTCTTCTGGTACCAGAAACCGATCAGTAGATACGATGACAGGCCCACCAGTTCCCAAAAGACATACATTTGCAAGTAGTTGTTGGAGATAACCAGCCCCAGCATGGAAAAGGTAAAAAATACCAGGTAGGAAAAGTAACGTGAAAACCCTGGGTCTTCGTGCATATAACCCACCGAGTATATAAAAATCAGGAGCGAAATAAAAGTTACCACCAGCAGCATTACCACTGTCAGGGGGTCAATCAAAGCTCCCATCTCAATAAAAATTCCAGGCAGGTTTAACCATTGAACTCCTAGTTCCACGGGCTTTTCCATGGTTATACCCCCGCCCAGCACCTCACGCGCAATGCCGGCGGAAACCGCAAACGACCCGCCAATGGCCGCTATTGCCGAAAGGGCACTCACAGCTCGATACTTTTTAACCACAAAGTTAATGAAGACAAACGCAGCCAGCGGTAAAAACGGTACAAGCCAGACTTTCTCAATCATAAGCAATCAACACCCGCCTTTGTTTGAAGGGCTCCTACCATTTGAGCCAATCGA
Above is a window of Peptococcaceae bacterium DNA encoding:
- a CDS encoding amidase, whose protein sequence is MMKDYPETLLEVTTALRSGKIDLQDYINSICDRIDERDSRIQALVPETGRRERLLWEAAELEKKYPLTGNRPPLFGVLVGIKDIFRVDGFPTRAGSKLPAHLFDGAQARCVTRLREAGALILGKTVTTEFAYFAPGPTRNPHNLAHTPGGSSSGSAAAVAAGFCPLAVGTQTVGSVIRPAAFCGITGYKPSYDRISTEGLLYYSRSLDHVGLFTRDAAGMLLAAAVVCRDWEQDRAAANMTLPVLGVPEGPYLKQAPAGTLAAFEEYLLRLVEAGCTVKRIPALENIEEINRRHNRLGAAEMAREHEKLFAEYEGLYRERTADLIREGKEVSAEEVEEGKKSRGLLRTELEGLMDENGLDLWVSPPSTGEAPAGIESTGNPIMNLPWTHAGLPTVTLPAGRGKKGLPLGLQFSARFMADEMLLAWAVKLEELLAYDKQTP
- a CDS encoding NADH-quinone oxidoreductase subunit M: MSLPVLSLIILSPLLGVLTILLIPAEKAGTIKKVAAACTGVSLALSVYGYATYDKVKGGLQFVEDIPWIDRFGISYSLGVDGISLPLVLLTAIVIFTGVFASWGMELRVKEFFIWLLTLVTGVFGVFCSRDLFFFYLFYELAVIPMYLLIGVWGSTRKEYAAMKLTLYLLVGSAFALIGVIAVYLESGLGTFDIQALTAVAYDPSFQKFAFFFMMIGFGFLVPMWPLHTWSPDGHVAAPTAVSMLHAGVLMKLGAYGLVRAGIFMFPEGAVFWSPLIATLCIVNVVYGAMVAMHQKDLKFVVGYSSVSHMGYVLLGIAALNTISINGAVAQMFAHGIMTALFFALVGIIYDKAHTRVIAEFGGLAAQMPRVATGFVIAGLASLGLPGLNNFVAEFLIFVGSFRVYQVSSILAISGIVITAVYVLRVVQKVFFGPPNPKWEKMTDAQGAQMVPIVVLCGVLIFFGFFPSLLVDVINNGVDPFVRTYLGQISIGGGF
- a CDS encoding phosphodiester glycosidase family protein codes for the protein MRFVNVLMLFVLAPFLGLAFSIYGFASDTNNMLLPLEKTGQAVESIAAGFETALEKIGLIAETAQEQESRFREQQSTLGQLSEQVSTQRELSDNIYEERILAMLGPPVKIYKSSRVEVKVFKLDEMGYRGYIAKVKLYDPSAFKVVLAKDTPGEKETTLEAVQRTGAILGINGGGFYTEMRDGKPYAVPMGNVMIDGKLLGPFNPYPENLFFAGINRQGKFIGGIFYELNGLMALDPWQGVSFVPVLIKGGLARPVDQEWKETKHPRTIIGEYANGDIIFIVVDGRQSDWSSGVTLERLLDKLVELGVKEGYNLDGGGSSTFVYDGKILNRPSDGKPRPVVTNIVIMP
- the nuoL gene encoding NADH-quinone oxidoreductase subunit L; translated protein: MIEKVWLVPFLPLAAFVFINFVVKKYRAVSALSAIAAIGGSFAVSAGIAREVLGGGITMEKPVELGVQWLNLPGIFIEMGALIDPLTVVMLLVVTFISLLIFIYSVGYMHEDPGFSRYFSYLVFFTFSMLGLVISNNYLQMYVFWELVGLSSYLLIGFWYQKNSAADANKKAFITNRVADFGFLLGILVLFSYFGTFNFGELAVGIRGCAETGFLTLAGILVFLGPVGKSGQFPLHVWLPDAMEGPTPVSALIHAATMVAAGVYLLARGYILFASSAATLLVVAVTGGFTALFAASIALVQRDMKRILAYSTLSQLGYMVLAMGVGSMTAGMFHLTTHAFFKALMFLCAGSVIHALHEQDIMKMGGLSGDMRITTVTMIIGGLAIAGIPPFAGFWSKDEILSAAYANGPSIFGYNILYIMAALTAFMTAFYMFRMIFLAFFGEKRGEHHPHESPPVMTIPLIVLAFFAVTSGLLGAPFIEHGFSSFVYFGEAHHPEVNWPVMWSSILLGIGGIAMAWLIYIRKVIPAESIARAFPRIYRVLDNKYYIDELYLWFFDNVVLRIAAAFNWSDRNLVDGTAHAVADGTRGLGRMLRYLQTGNLQVYALVIFAAVVLIVLFTAVPVIGGVR
- a CDS encoding YraN family protein yields the protein MDKVEMGRKAEDLAIKHLLQQGFRIVERNCRFPQGEIDIVAEDGAYLVFIEVRSRGNTAFGLPQETVNWTKRQRLRKLASAYLQRKNDWERPCRFDCVWVLFDEKGEMKEIELLRDAF
- a CDS encoding NADH-quinone oxidoreductase subunit N, producing the protein MEFRLVYPELLTTALAFGVLVLSILVPRERRIALNYASVLGLAAVLAVLVGMLGVNDSLLDGMYVVDGFATYFKILVVISAIMVSLISPGYTGKFMPDSTSEYNSVLLFAVLGMMLLVSAGDLITLYTSLELMTISFIALVGFGTFLRKAPEAAVKYILLSALSSALLLYGLTLVFGLSGSTLFTDIALYVKTKHVLEPLMLMGLVFILAGFAFKVSAVPFHMWTPDVYDGAPTTITAFLSVASKGAGFAVLLRLFMRVFTDTQVWMPVVVVIAALSILLGNYVAIPQTNIKRLMAYSGIAQAGYILLGLVAYTRAGLESAIFYAMLYVFCNLGAFAVITVMGEALESDEIEDYAGLWKRSPLMAATMLICLLSLAGIPPLAGFYGKFYLFTAAMEQGYLWLVIVALGMSMVSVYYYLMVAKVMYYFDPKEDQPIPVPLAARIVMVAAVLITIFIGVYPDPLTDVAVTVAKTFLP